The DNA segment AGGCCTTGTTGCGATAGGACAAGGTGCCACCGGCCAGGCAGGTGTCCATGACATGCCGGTTGAACTCGGCCACTTCCGGCCAGCCCTGCTCGACCGGCACCCCCAGCAAAAACGGGTGGCGCCCGCCGGCAAACACCGAATAGCTGTCGTTGTAGATCATGTACCCGGCGCGGCCCCAGAGCATCACCATCGGCACTGGCGAAGCGAGGAGCATCTGCACCGCGCAGGTCAGGCTGGTGGACCAGGTATCAATGGGGCCCAGGTCAGTGGTGGACCAGTCAAAGGCACGAATCCTTTGGGCCATTTCACCGCCCCAACCGTCACAGCCGTAGGTATTGGATAGAAATTGCATGGATCAGCTCAGTGCAGAGAGAGGACAGTCGCCAATGTTGGAGCATAGCCGGGCGCGATGGTTTCACTGTGTAGAAGAACCATTGCAGGAGCCGGCCCCCACAGGAGGGACGATTAGGTCGGTGCGCCCTACCCGTCAGTGGAAATCCCGGCTACGCACGCTGATCCCCGCCAACAGCGGCGTCAGGTCGCTCAGGCGGCCGGCGATCAAATGGCGGACTTCGCCCACCGCCTCCCAGCGCCCATCCACCTTGAGCAGCCGTGAGCCCACCAGCACCTGGCGCTGACGCTCGGCCAGCTCACGCCAGACCACCACGTTGAGGTTGCCAAACTCATCTTCCAGGGTCACGAAGGTCACGCCACTGGCCGTGCCCGGGCGCTGGCGCCCGGTGACCAGGCCGGCAACGCTGACATTGCGTCCGTGCTCCACCGCCTGCAATTCCTGTGAACTGCGGCAGCGCCGCGCACGCAGTTGATCACGCAACAGCGCCAGGGGATGGGGCCCCAGGGTGGTGCCCACACTGGCATAGTCGGCATACAGGTCCTCACCGACACTGGGAGCCGGTAGTTGCACCGCCTCCTCCCGCGGGCTCGACACCCCGGCAAACAACCCCAACTGTTGCTCCACCCCGGCCACGTCCCAGCGTGCCCGGTGCCGGTGCCCGGCCAACTGGCGCAAGGCCCCGGCATCGGCCAGCAGTTCCTGGGCACGGCTGTCCAACTGGGCGCGCTCGCCCAGGTCGGCGATCCCGCAAAACCCAGCGGCCTGGCGGGCGGTTTCGATACGCCGGCCATCCTCTTCGCGAAAGCCGCTGATCATGCGCAAGCCCATGCGAATCGCCGGCTGCTGGCCGTCAATGGGTTCCAGGCTGCAATCCCAGTCACTGGCGGTCACGTCCACCGGGCGAATCTGCAAATGATGGCGACGCGCATCCTGCAGGATCTGATCCGGGCTGTAGAAGCCCATGGGCCAGCTGTTGATCAGGGCACAGGCGAACGCCGCCGGTTCATGGCATTTGAGCCAGCAACTGGCATAGGTCAGCAAGGCGAAACTGGCCGCATGGGACTCAGGAAAACCATAGCTGCCAAAGCCCTTGATCTGCTCGAACACCTGGGCGGCGAAGGTTTCGCTGTAACCGTTCTTGAGCATGCCGTCGCGCAGCCGCTGGCGATGGGGCTCCAGACCGCCATGGCGCTTCCAGGCGGCCATCGAGCGGCGCAACTGGTCAGCTTCGCCGGGTGTGTAGTGCGCCGCGACAATGGCGATCTGCATCACTTGCTCCTGGAACAGCGGGATACCCAGGGTGCGCTTGAGTACCGCCTCCAGCTCGGGCGATGGATAGGTCGTGGGCTCTTCCTTGTTCCGCCGGCGCAGGTACGGATGCACCATGCCGCCCTGGATCGGCCCTGGGCGCACGATGGCCACCTCGATCACCAGGTCATAGAACGTCTTGGGTTTGAGTCGGGGCAGCATGGACATTTGCGCCCGGGATTCGATCTGGAACACGCCGATGGTGTCGGCGCGGCTGATCATTGCGTAGGTCGCCGCATCCTCCGAGGGCACCGTCGCCAGCGTCAGGTCGAGGTGACGATGGCGGCGCAGCAGGTCAAAACAGCGGCGGATCGCGCTGAGCATACCGAGGGCGAGGATATCCACCTTGAGCAGGCCCACGGCGTCCAGGTCGTCCTTGTCCCACTGGATGATGGTGCGCTCGGCCATGGCGGCGTTTTCCACGGGCACCAGGGTGTCCAGCGGCTGCTCGGAAATCACGAAACCGCCGGGGTGCTGGGACAGGTGACGCGGGAAGCCGATCAGTTGCTGGGTCAGGCCCAACACCCGCCGCAATACCGGGCTGTCCGGGTCGAAACCGCCTTCGCGCAGGCGCTCCAATGGCGGCGCTTCATCGCTCCAGCGCCCACAGCAATCGGCCAGGGCATTGACCTGATCCGGTGGCAGGCCCAGGGCCTTGGCCACATCACGCACCGCGCCGGCACCGTGGTAGCTGCTGACTACTGCGGTCAAGGCCGCGCGGCGCCGGCCATAGCGCTGGAACACGTATTGCAGCACCTCTTCACGACGCTCGTGTTCGAAATCCACGTCGATGTCCGGTGGCTCGTTGCGTTCCCGGGACAGGAAGCGCTCGAACAGCATGTTCATGCGGCTGGGGTCGATTTCGGTGATGCCCAGGGCAAAGCACACTGCCGAGTTGGCCGCCGAGCCACGGCCCTGGCAGAGGATCGAACGGCTGCGGGCGAAGCGCACGATGTCGTGCACCGTCAAAAAGTAGCTTTCGTAGCCCAGCTCGCTGATCAACTCCAGCTCATTATTGATCTGCTCCAGAGTCTTGGCTGCTACCCCCTCGGGCCAGCGCCGGGCAATGCCTTCTTCGGTCAAGGCACGCAGCCAGGATTTTGGGCTCTGCCCTTCTGGCACCAGCTCCCTGGGGTATTGATAGCGCAACTGGCTCAGGTCGAAGCTGCAACGGCGGGCGATGTGCAGCGATTCTTCGAGCAAGTGCGCCGGGTACAACGCACCCAGGGCCTCCAGGCTGCGCAGGTGCCGCTCGCCATTGGGGTGCAGGCGCTGGCCAGCTTGCGCCACCGGCAGGTGGTGGCGGATCGCGGTCATGGTGTCCTGCAAGGCACGCCGGCTGCGCACATGCATATGCACATCGCCACAGGCCACGGCCGGCAGGTGCAGGTCGGCGGCCAGTTGCAGGCGTTGCGCCAGGCGGCGGGCATCGTCCTGGGCGCAATGCAGCTCTACCGCCAGCCATAGCCGCCCGCTGAAGGTTTCGCACAACCATTGGCCGTCGGCAGGTGTGTCGCCCTCCTCGGCCAGCCACAGCACCAGCAGCCCCGGTACCGGCTCGGCAAAGTCTTCGCGTAACAGGCGGTACTGGCCTTTTGCGGCACGGCGCCGGGCCTGGGTGATCAGTCGGCACAGGTGTTGGTAGCCCTGCAGGTTTTCCACCAGCAGCACCAGTTTCGGGCCGTTTTCCAGGCGCACCTCACTGCCGACGATCAACCCCAGCCCAACCTCCTTGGCCGCCTGCCAGGCCCGCACGATGCCGGCCAGGGTGCATTCGTCGGTGATTGCCAGGGCCTGATACCCCTGCTGTTTGGCGCGCTCGAACAACTCGCGGGCACTGGACGCGCCGCGCTGGAAGCTGAAGTTCGACAGGCAGTGCAGCTCGGCGTAGCCCTCCATCATGCAAACCAGCCTTGCAGCCACAGCCCGGCGCTGTCACCCACGGTGCGATAGGCCCAGCCTTGCTGCCCGCTGCGAGTGCGCACCAGGTAGTAATCGCGGCGGATATCCGCGCCATCCCACCAACCGGACTCGATGCGCTCCGGGCCCAGCAGGATCTGCAGGCCCTGCTCGGCGAGCAGAGTCGGTTCATGGAGCAGCCAGCCAGGGCGTTGCACCGGGCTCAAGGCCGGGCAGGCACGGCTGTCGGCGCCCGGCAGCCAGGCGCACTCGGGACGATGGTCGGCATGAAAACGCAAGCCCTGCACCGCCTCATCCCCCAGGCGCGCGCGCAGACGCTCGCGCAATTGCACCCAGGGCAGGGTTTGCTGCGGGCGCTCGTCGAACAGGTCCTGGCGCTGCGGTACAAACACCGGCAAGTCTTCGGCCAGCAGGCGCAGGCCACGCACCGGCGCCGCCACTTGCACCTGCTCCAGGCGGCCACGGGCCAGTTCAAACAGCATCGAGGGTTCGCGCTCGGCACTGAGCAGGCCCACCTGGATCACGCTGTCGGGCGCCTCGGCATGCTCCAGGTGCAGGGCAAAACGCTGCACGCCACTGTCGCGGCCACAAAGGAACGCCGCAAGGTCGCCGGTCAGGCGCCGCAAGGGAAACAGCAGCGCCTGGTGGGACTGCACATCGAAATTCAACTCGATGCGCAGATCAAAACGATCCGGCGGCTGATAAAAATCCAGGGCCAGTGGCCGTTGCCCGGTCAAGGCATCCAGGTGCTTGAGCACCCCCGCGTCGAAGCGCCTGGCCAGGGTATGCCGGGGCAACGCCTGCAGCTGGGCCAGGGTCCGCAGGCCCATGCGCGACAAGGCCGTGGCGGCTTGCGGGTCGAGGCCGACGCGATCAATCGGCATCGACCCAAGGGCGTGCTGTAAACCCTCGACATCGGCCACCGCCAGGCCATCGTAGGCATTGGCCAACACCCGCGCAGCGGCCGGGTTGGGGGCGGCGACGATACGGTGGCGAAAACCCAGGGCGGTCAGTTCCTCGCGCAAGCGTGCTTCCAGCAGCGGCCACGGCCCGAACAGGCCCAGGCTCGATTCGATTTCAAACAACAAGGCCCGCGGATAGAACACGCTGACCTGGGAACTGAAACGGTAGGCCCAGGCCGCGAGCAATTGCTGGCAGCGCTCGATATCCACCGGGTCGTATTCGACGCAGGTAAAAGCCTTGGTCAGGGCATGGGCCGCCGTCAGGGATTGGCCGGGCCGCAAGCCCAGGGCACGTGCAGCGGCATTGACGGTTTGCAACACCCGGCGTTGCGGCGGGCCGGCCAACAACGCCAAGGGTTGGTCGGGTTCGGGACGCTGACGCAAGACCCCGTCCAACGCCAATTGCGGGAAGACAATGCACACCCAGCGCATACCAACCTCAGTGCCCGCTGGCCAGGGCAATCGGCGCGGGATGGGCGAGGCCGCCCCGACACTTGAGCACCCGCACCTGGCTCGGTTCGACGACCAGGCGCAGGGCGGCCGGTGACGGGTTGATCGCCTCGCTCAGGGCCCGCCAGGCGAACGCCAGGGTCTGGCCGGTTTCGGCGGCCACCTGCAAACGGCGCAAGGCCCGGTCATCGGCCTTGTGCGGCCAGCACAGCACCGCGCCGCAACTGCCGGAGCGCAGGCATTGCTCGGCCGCCCACAAGGCATCGCGTTCATCGGCCTGGATCACCGAGAGCTGGCGCAGGTCCACCCCGGCGTTCTGCCAGGCGTGGGGGTATGGGGTATACGGCGGCGCCACCAGCACAATCCGCTCGCCGGCCGCCGACAGCCGCGCCAGGGTTGGCCAGACCAGTCGCAGCTCGCCCACCCCCTGCTGGGCCACAAGGATTTCACTCAAGGCCGCCTCCGGCCAGCCACCGCTGGGCAACACCGCATCCAGGGCCGCCAGCCCGGTGGGGTGCACACTGGCCGGCGGCGCGGCCGGCCGCCCCTTCCACACCCGCCCGCCATTGAACAGCGAGTCCAGCGCAACCACCGCGCCCATCAACCTTGCCTCACCAAGCCACAGAACACGCCTTCGATGGCCAAGTCCTGGTCGGCACGAACCACAATAGGTTGATAGGCAGGGTTGCGCGGCAACAGGCGCACACTGTGGCCCACTCGCTCGAAACGCTTGATGGTGACTTCGCCGTCCAGGCGCGCGACCACGATCTGCCCGTTCAGCGCCTCGGCACTGCGCCGCACGCCCACCAGGTCGCCATCGAGAATGCCGTCCTCGATCATCGAGTCCCCCTGGACCCGCAGCAGGTAATCCGGGACCCGGGCGAAGGTCGCCGGATCGAGCATCAGCCGCGTGTGCACTTCGGCGTCGGCGCCGATGGGCAGGCCAGCGGCCACGCGGCCCAGCACCGGGACCTCCAGCCACTCAGGCCGCGCCGGTTGATTGAGCAGGCGAATCCCCCGGGCCTGGTTCGGGTTGACCTCGATAAACCCGGCTTCGGTCAGCGCCAGCACGTGTTTGCGCGCCACACTGCGCGAAGCAAAACCAAAGGCCTCGGCGATCTCGGCGAGGCTGGGGGGCTGACCTTGCTTCGCGATACGTTCGCGGATGAAGTTCAGGATGGCGGAACGGCGGGGAGTGAGAGTCGTCATGGAGTACATTTGTACTCCTATGGGAAATTCCTGACAATAGCCGCCAGTCAGACCAACACCTTGCCGGCTCCGACAAGGGTGGGCGGCGTCAGGGCTTGCGCTGCAACACCCGATCCATGATGCGGTCGGTCTTCAAGGCCTCGATCGCCAGTGCCGGGTGCACACTCTCGCCGCGAATATGCGCGTTCATGCCCAGCACGTGGTGCCACTGGATATGGGGGTGATGGGCAATATGCAGGGTTTCGCTGACCTCGGCTGCAAGTTGCAACGGCTGCTCGTCGAACACGGAAAAACTGATGCGCCCTGTGCTGCCGATCAACTCGACCCGATCCTCGCGTCGGTCAGCCACAAAGTTCCAGCAGCCCATCCCCAGCGCGCCCGAGCTGAAGCTCCAGCAGGCGGTGACCGCATCTTCCGCCGCATAGCGCCCGGCCTGGCGCGCGGTATAACCCGTGACCTCGACAATATCCCCTGCCAGGTACTGGAACAGGTCGAAGCCATGGCTGGCGAGGTCGGCAAAATAACCACCGCCGGCAATCGCCGGATCGGTACGCCAGTTGCTCGCGTTGGTGTCCGTGGGCGATGGCGGCTTGCACAACGTCCAGTTCAGCTGCCGTAACTCGCCGATGCGCCCCTCTTGCAGCCAGGCACGCACCTGCTGGAAGCGCGGCAGGGAGCGGCGGTAATAGGAAACAAACAGATGCAGCCCGGCCCGCTCGAAGGTGCGCTGCATCAAGGCGCTCTGCTCGGCATTCAGCGCCATCGGCTTTTCGACACAGCAATGCTTGCCCGCCGCCGCCACCAGCAGGCTGTATTCCAGGTGGCTGTCGGGGGGCGTAGCGATGTACACCGCATCCACTTCGGGGTCATCAATCAGCGCCTGGGCATCTGTGTAAAACCGGGCAATCCCATGGCGTGCCGCATAATCGCGCACGGCTTCCTCACGGCGCCCCATCACGGCCACCAGGGCTGAGCCTGGCGCTTTGTAGAAAGCGGGTCCACTCTTGATTTCAGTAACACTGCCACAACCGATCATGCCCCAGCGGATGGTGCTCATATGACTTTCCTTCATCGGTACTTTTTCAGTCGGGCAGTATCAGCGTTTTCCTTCGCGGTCTCCAGCCTCCGCCCATAAAGACCCAGCATGACAATTGCATTACACTTTTATGACGATCATCTTGCGGGGGCACAGACGATGAAAATACGCGCAACGGTGATTTGCGAAAGTGAGGGGCACATTCTGTTCGTGCGCAAGGCCAGGTCGAAATGGGCATTGCCCGGTGGCAAGGTCGAGCGCGATGAGCGCCCAGTCGGCGCGGCCGAGCGGGAACTGCAAGAGGAAACCGGGCTGAACGTGGATGGTTTGCTGTATCTGCAGGAGTTGAAGGCCAGTGACACGCTGCATCACGTGTTTGAAGCCTCGGTGGTGAACATCGACCAGGCCCGGCCCTGCAATGAAATCACCGACTGCCAGTGGCATGCCTATAGTGCCCTGGAGCAACTGGACACCACCGACGCCACCAAGCGCATTGTCCGCTCGTTTCTGCGCCGGCTCTGACGCCTAGCCGAATGCCGCAAACCCACGGCGCCCGGCCTTGAGTTCGGTGCGCAGTTCGCCAATCAGGTTGGAGATGGCACGGATGCTGTCCAGACCCTGGGGCGACACGCCGGTCAACAGCAGTTCGACGCGACCGGACTCCGGTTCGAAGACTCGGATGGTCAAGAAACCCTGGGGGTTGACGCTACAGTCGCACGACAGCGGGACGAAACCGGACGCCATGATGCGGCTCAACTCAGCGATCGGAATCATCCTGGGCACCCTTGCTCGCACATGACGCGGTGGACGTGATCCATGCAGGGTAGATCAGGTTGTGCAACGCGTGTAGGCAATCCTACGAAAGTGTTAGCTACCCCACACTTTTCTGCGAAAGCGTTGGTGCACTGGCGCCAGAAAAACCACGGACGTTTATCTGCCAGGCAGGTATGAAGGTCAAATCGCGGACAAAAAAAATCCCAAGTAGCTGATGGAAACTTGGGATTTAAAAATGCATAAACCGTGGGAGGTGAACGCCCGGTCATAATAACCATCGAGACAACCTGTAACAAGTTGATTATTAGCCTTTCGTCGGATTGAAACAGCGCTAAGTCATTCAATAACCACACATTTTTCAGGGTTCGCGATATCTTTCGTGCCACTTTTTGGTGCAACTTCCAAACTTACCGGGTTAAAACCCTAATAACTATCAGGTTAATAACCGAGTATGTAGCGTGTCTATTTACGCGCCCGTTTGTAGCGCACGCACTCTTCATAAAAGCTCGAACGAACAGCCGTCGGTTTGAGCCGCGAGGGGCTGTCATAGGTCTGCTCGGTGATCCCCATGGCCATCATGCGCATCCAGGACTTGTCGAACTTGTACCGCTGGATTTTCTGCCGCGCGGCATACAGCGAAACACCGGCCAACTTCAGCTCCTGGGCCCTGGCCGCCGTGCCCGCGCCCCAACTGCACATGTACCGATCCCCTTCGCGCAGCGTCTTGCCCTGGGCCGCCGCCGCCCCGCTCGCCAGGGCCAAGGCAATCAGCGTGATTTTTACGTTACGCATTGGCATCCCACCTAACCACCTGAAAATAAAAGTGATTTTGGCGAAACATCGGCCAGTTGGGGGCCATTAAAATGCCTTCTCGATGCATCTGAGCGAAATAAAAAGGTCAGCTCGAAACGAACTGACCTGTTCCGATACTGCTATGCAGAACGGTTTTTCAACTTACCACTGATACGTCGCACTGGCCTGCACCGTCCGTTGCGAGCCGTACCAGCACCACGAGTACGAATAGCAGGACGCCACGTACTCTTTATCCGCCAGGTTGGTGGCGTTCAGCGCCAGGCGCAGGTTGTCGCCCTGGGTATTGATGTGCGGGATGTCGTAGTGCACCGACGCATCGAACAAGGTATAGCCCGGAACCTTCAGGGTGTTGGCGGTATCGCCCCAGGACGAGCCGACATACCGCGCGCCTGCGCCCACGCCGAAGCCTTTGAGGTTACCGTCATGCAAGGTGTAGTCGGCCCACACCGAGGCGGTGTGGCGCGGCACAGCATAGGTCGTGGTGCCCTGGGTCGGCACGGCCGGGCCGACGCCAATGTCGGTGATCGGCGCATAGCGCACGGTGCTGTTGGATTTGCTGATGCGGTTATCGAGGTAGGCATAGGCCGCCGTGATATCCAGGTTGTCGTTGAGACTGGCCTTGCCTTCGAGTTCAAAGCCACGGGAGCGCACTTCACCGTCCTGGACCTGGCAGCGACCATTGCCGCACAAGTGGGTTGGGTCCGGGTCCATGGTCGGTACGTTGTTCTGGCGCAGGTCGAAGATGGCCGCGGTGATAAAGCTGTTGCTGCCTGGAGGCTGGTACTTGATGCCGATTTCGTACTGTTTGCCTTCGGTGGGCTTGAACACCGAACCACCGTAGCCGGTGCCCGATTGCGGGGAGAAGGATTCGGAATAGCTGGCGTATGGCGCCAGGCCGTTATCGAAGAGGTAGACCACCCCCAGGCGGCCGGTGAAGGCTTTGCTGTCCAGGGAGGATTTGGTTTTCTTGCCGTCGGTCAAACTCAATGAGCTGTTATCCGTGCTGGCCCAGTCATAACGACCGCCCATCAACAGCACCCACTTATCCCACTTCGCCTGCTCCTGCAGGTACACGCCAGTCTGCTCGCTGCGCTGGGTCGCGTCGCTGGAAAATGCCGGGGTGGTGACCGGCGCGCCATATACCGGATCGAAAATATCCAGGTCCGGTCCCTTGCCGTAACCGGCCTTGGTATCGACGCTGGTGTTCTGGTAATCAAGCCCCATCAACAGCGTGTGCTGGACCGGGCCGGTGTCGAACTTGCCCTGCAACTGGTTATCCAGGTTGTAGGCATCCATGTCGACATCGGTGGCGATGGTCGAGCGGTTCAAGGTGCGGTAATCGGCCTGCAGGTTGCTGCTGTAGATACTGCGGTAGATCCCTTCGCTGCGCATATAGCGAGCGTTCTGGCGTACGGTCCAGACGTCGTCGAGGTGATGCTCGAAGGCATAACCGATGGAGTAATGCGCGCGGTCACTCTTCTCGAAGTTCTTCTCGCCGTCGTAGAAATCGACATCAATCTTGCGCCCCAGCGGGCTATGCAACACCGAGCCCCAGGCCGGCATCGAACCGTAGGAAGCGCCCTTGGGATCCTTCTGGAAATGCCCGAGCAGGGTCAGCGAGGTGTCCTCGTTCGGGCGCCAGGTGAAGGCAGAAGACAGGGATTGGCGGCGGGTCTCGGTGTGCTCGACCTGGCCGTCGGCATCATCGAACAAGCCGGCGACGCGGTAGGAGTACACCCCTTGCTCATCCAGCGGGCCGCTGAGATCGAAGGTGGTGCGCTTTTTGTTGAAGGTGCCGTACTCCACGCCCACTTCGTGAAAAGGCGTATCCAGCGGGCGCTTGGTGACCATATTGATCACGCCGCTGGGGCTGCCCTGGCCATACAACACCGAGGCCGGGCCGCGCAGGACCTCCACGCGCTCCAGGTCGAAGGCATCCTTTTGCGGCGAGGCATCGCGGCTCGACGCCACGCGCAGGCCGTCGAGGTAAGTCACCGGCGAGAAGCCGCGAATGGTCAACTGGTCCAGGCGCGAGGCAGTGGCGCCACGGGTTTCCGGGACGACCGCGGCGCTGTAGCGCAGGATCTGGTTGAGGCTCTCGGCATTCTGCGCGCGCATCTGGTCTTTGGTGACCACCGAGATCGACTGTGGGGTCTCGATCAGCGCGGTGTCGGTCTTGGTACCGGACAGGCTGCGCGTGGCTACATAGCCGGACACCGGGCCGATGGGGCTTTCACTTTGAGCGGCGCCGCTGATGGTGGTGGCTTGCAACTCCACCGAGCCATCCGCCTGGGGGATCGGCTCGATGCGATAGCGCTGGGCAGACAGCGCCTGGGCCCGCAAACCGCTGCCCGCCAGCAACTGGGCGAGTGCCGCGTCGCTGCTCAACTGCCCGTTCAAACCGCTGCTGCGCTTGCCGCGGGTCAAGGCCGGATCAAAGGCCAGGACCAGCCCGGCCTGTTCGGCAAAGCGGTTGAGGGCCTGGCTCAGGTCACCGGCAGGGATCGAGAAATGGCTGCTTTCATCAGCCCATGCGGTGTGAATGGTCAGGGGCACAGCGGCAAAAGCCATCGCCACTGACAGCGCCAGCGGGTGCAACGGACGAGCAAAGCGTGACATGAGAGGTCCTGGAAAAGAGGGTTCTATATTCCATGACGGCCATGTCGGGAAATCGGGTATGAATGAGACCGGTTTTTATTTGAACGGGTGTCTTCAGGCAGATCAGAGGGGTTTGATCACCACCAGCAGGTCGGTGAAATGCTCCACTTTGATCGGCAGGTTATCCGCCAGGGTCGCCAGCGCTGCATCGCTGTCATCGAGCTTGAACACCCCTGACACGCGCATGCTTTGCAACGCCTGAGGATCAAAACGCACCACGCCATGGCGATAGCTGGCCAGGGTTTGCAGGACCTCGCTCAACGGCCGGTCATCCACCGTGAGCAAGCCCCGGGTCCAGGCCGCCGGGTCGCCGCTGCCGACCGCTTGCGCCGGCTGGGCGTGGCCCTGCTTGAGGATCGCGCGCTGGCCTGCCGTGACCTTCACCGCCTCGCTGTGATTGCCTTTGGCGGCCACCGTTGATTCGATCACCGTGACCACGGTCGAGCCATCCACCGCACGCTGGACCAGGAAACGCGTGCCCAACGCGGTCGCCGTGCCCTGGTCGGTGCGCACCACAAATGGCCGCTGCGCATCCTTGGCCACCTCGACCCACATCTCGCCCTTGAGCAACTCGATTACACGCTGCTGGCCGTCGAATTTCACGTCCAGTGCCGAGTTGCTGTTGAGCTGCACCCGGCTGCCATCGGCCAGGACCACTTGGCTCCGTTCGCCGACGCCGGTACGTTGGTCGGCCATCCACAGTGGCAGTTGCTCGACGCTCGCCCAGCCGAGCACCAACACACCCAACAGCCCCAGGACCTGCCCGCCGCGCACGGCGTACCCGGGCTTGCGTGGGATGAAGGCTTGATTCAATGCCAGCCGTGCCGGTTCGGCAGGCAGTTCATCGAGGCTGCCCCACAATGCCCCCATGCGCTCGAAAGCCACCCGATGGCGTGGGTCAGCCTCACACCACTCTTCAAATGCCTGGCGGTCAGCGGCGCTGACTTTCTCATCATTGAGCAGCGCCAACCATTGCGCTGCCTCGCTGACAATCTGTTCGGCGGACATCAAAGCGGATCCGCGCCATGCAGCGTCTGGTAGCAATGCACCAGCGCGCTGGAGATGTAGTTTTTTACTGTGCTGGAGGAGACCTGGAGCTGGGCCGCGATTTCACTGTAGGTCAGGCCGTCCAGGCGACTGAGCAGAAACGCTTCGCGGGCCTTGTCCGGCAGGCCGGCGAGCATCAGCGCAATGCGTTCCAGGGCCTGCAGCGCGACATGAATGGTCGCCGGATCGGGCATGCCAGCGTCTTCGTACTGGATCGCCAGGGCTTGCATATAGGCTTTCTCGATCTTGCGTCGCCGCGCACCGTCAATCAGCAAGCGCCCGGCAGTGGTCGCGAGAAATGCCCGAGGCTCCTGAATATTGTGGGGCTCGGCCAGCAGCAACACCCGCACGAATGCATCCTGGGCCAGGTCCGCCGCATGCTGCGAACAGCCGAGTTTCTTGCGCAACCAACCCTGCAACCAGGAATGGTGGTCGCTGTAGAGCGCGGTGAGTGTCTGCTGGCGGCGGGCTATATCACAATCGGCCACAGGAAAGTCATGCATGCGCAAAAGTTTCTCAAACAAGAAAGATTACCAATCGCGCAAACGATGACAGTAAAACGATGGCAGGGCAAGGGCTCGGCAACGAACCCCAGGCACATCCAGACCAGCTGTCCCCCACGGGTGCAGGAGGCCCGACTTATGGCGAGGGGTTCGCCGGCAATGGCCTGCTTAGCGCAAGCTCCAGGACACCCCGGCATACACGCCCATGCCATCGCCCGGCGTCGAGCGCGCCATATCCTTGCCATGATCGTCATAGCCCGGGGTCACGGTATTGGCATAGCGCTGGTTGGTCAGGTTGCGCAGGTCGACCCAGGCTTGCCAGTCGTGCTTCGGCGCGTCATAGCCAACGGTGGCGCCCAATAAGCCATAGGCTCGCGCGTAGTAGGAGTTGGCGTAGTCCACCGCCACCCGCGAGGAGTACTCGCCATTGAGGCTGCTGAAAAAGCCACTGGGATGGCCGTAGCGCACCTGCGCCTGGTAATAGTGCTTGGGGATACCGGGCAATGTGTTGTCGCCAAAGCGCGGGTCGTCGCGGTAGTGGAAGTTGCTGTAGGTGTAGGCCTGGCGCAGGGCCAGGCGGCCAGTGTTGCCGCCCTCCCACAACGG comes from the Pseudomonas shahriarae genome and includes:
- a CDS encoding error-prone DNA polymerase; translated protein: MAARLVCMMEGYAELHCLSNFSFQRGASSARELFERAKQQGYQALAITDECTLAGIVRAWQAAKEVGLGLIVGSEVRLENGPKLVLLVENLQGYQHLCRLITQARRRAAKGQYRLLREDFAEPVPGLLVLWLAEEGDTPADGQWLCETFSGRLWLAVELHCAQDDARRLAQRLQLAADLHLPAVACGDVHMHVRSRRALQDTMTAIRHHLPVAQAGQRLHPNGERHLRSLEALGALYPAHLLEESLHIARRCSFDLSQLRYQYPRELVPEGQSPKSWLRALTEEGIARRWPEGVAAKTLEQINNELELISELGYESYFLTVHDIVRFARSRSILCQGRGSAANSAVCFALGITEIDPSRMNMLFERFLSRERNEPPDIDVDFEHERREEVLQYVFQRYGRRRAALTAVVSSYHGAGAVRDVAKALGLPPDQVNALADCCGRWSDEAPPLERLREGGFDPDSPVLRRVLGLTQQLIGFPRHLSQHPGGFVISEQPLDTLVPVENAAMAERTIIQWDKDDLDAVGLLKVDILALGMLSAIRRCFDLLRRHRHLDLTLATVPSEDAATYAMISRADTIGVFQIESRAQMSMLPRLKPKTFYDLVIEVAIVRPGPIQGGMVHPYLRRRNKEEPTTYPSPELEAVLKRTLGIPLFQEQVMQIAIVAAHYTPGEADQLRRSMAAWKRHGGLEPHRQRLRDGMLKNGYSETFAAQVFEQIKGFGSYGFPESHAASFALLTYASCWLKCHEPAAFACALINSWPMGFYSPDQILQDARRHHLQIRPVDVTASDWDCSLEPIDGQQPAIRMGLRMISGFREEDGRRIETARQAAGFCGIADLGERAQLDSRAQELLADAGALRQLAGHRHRARWDVAGVEQQLGLFAGVSSPREEAVQLPAPSVGEDLYADYASVGTTLGPHPLALLRDQLRARRCRSSQELQAVEHGRNVSVAGLVTGRQRPGTASGVTFVTLEDEFGNLNVVVWRELAERQRQVLVGSRLLKVDGRWEAVGEVRHLIAGRLSDLTPLLAGISVRSRDFH
- a CDS encoding Y-family DNA polymerase gives rise to the protein MRWVCIVFPQLALDGVLRQRPEPDQPLALLAGPPQRRVLQTVNAAARALGLRPGQSLTAAHALTKAFTCVEYDPVDIERCQQLLAAWAYRFSSQVSVFYPRALLFEIESSLGLFGPWPLLEARLREELTALGFRHRIVAAPNPAAARVLANAYDGLAVADVEGLQHALGSMPIDRVGLDPQAATALSRMGLRTLAQLQALPRHTLARRFDAGVLKHLDALTGQRPLALDFYQPPDRFDLRIELNFDVQSHQALLFPLRRLTGDLAAFLCGRDSGVQRFALHLEHAEAPDSVIQVGLLSAEREPSMLFELARGRLEQVQVAAPVRGLRLLAEDLPVFVPQRQDLFDERPQQTLPWVQLRERLRARLGDEAVQGLRFHADHRPECAWLPGADSRACPALSPVQRPGWLLHEPTLLAEQGLQILLGPERIESGWWDGADIRRDYYLVRTRSGQQGWAYRTVGDSAGLWLQGWFA
- the imuA gene encoding translesion DNA synthesis-associated protein ImuA — translated: MGAVVALDSLFNGGRVWKGRPAAPPASVHPTGLAALDAVLPSGGWPEAALSEILVAQQGVGELRLVWPTLARLSAAGERIVLVAPPYTPYPHAWQNAGVDLRQLSVIQADERDALWAAEQCLRSGSCGAVLCWPHKADDRALRRLQVAAETGQTLAFAWRALSEAINPSPAALRLVVEPSQVRVLKCRGGLAHPAPIALASGH
- the lexA gene encoding transcriptional repressor LexA — protein: MYSMTTLTPRRSAILNFIRERIAKQGQPPSLAEIAEAFGFASRSVARKHVLALTEAGFIEVNPNQARGIRLLNQPARPEWLEVPVLGRVAAGLPIGADAEVHTRLMLDPATFARVPDYLLRVQGDSMIEDGILDGDLVGVRRSAEALNGQIVVARLDGEVTIKRFERVGHSVRLLPRNPAYQPIVVRADQDLAIEGVFCGLVRQG
- a CDS encoding Gfo/Idh/MocA family protein, which gives rise to MSTIRWGMIGCGSVTEIKSGPAFYKAPGSALVAVMGRREEAVRDYAARHGIARFYTDAQALIDDPEVDAVYIATPPDSHLEYSLLVAAAGKHCCVEKPMALNAEQSALMQRTFERAGLHLFVSYYRRSLPRFQQVRAWLQEGRIGELRQLNWTLCKPPSPTDTNASNWRTDPAIAGGGYFADLASHGFDLFQYLAGDIVEVTGYTARQAGRYAAEDAVTACWSFSSGALGMGCWNFVADRREDRVELIGSTGRISFSVFDEQPLQLAAEVSETLHIAHHPHIQWHHVLGMNAHIRGESVHPALAIEALKTDRIMDRVLQRKP